The proteins below are encoded in one region of Homo sapiens chromosome 2, GRCh38.p14 Primary Assembly:
- the IFT70B gene encoding intraflagellar transport protein 70B: protein MAGLSGAQIPDGEFTAVVYRLIRNARYAEAVQLLGGELQRSPRSRAGLSLLGYCYYRLQEFALAAECYEQLGQLHPELEQYRLYQAQALYKACLYAEATRVAFLLLDNPAYHSRVLRLQAAIKYSEGDLPGSRSLVEQLPSREGGEESGGENETDGQINLGCLLYKEGQYEAACSKFFAALQASGYQPDLSYNLALAYYSSRQYASALKHIAEIIERGIRQHPELGVGMTTEGIDVRSVGNTLVLHQTALVEAFNLKAAIEYQLRNYEAAQEALTDMPPRAEEELDPVTLHNQALMNMDARPTEGFEKLQFLLQQNPFPPETFGNLLLLYCKYEYFDLAADVLAENAHLIYKFLTPYLYDFLDAVITCQTAPEEAFIKLDGLAGMLTEVLRKLTIQVQEARHNRDDEAIKKAVNEYDETMEKYIPVLMAQAKIYWNLENYPMVEKIFRKSVEFCNDHDVWKLNVAHVLFMQENKYKEAIGFYEPIVKKHYDNILNVSAIVLANLCVSYIMTSQNEEAEELMRKIEKEEEQLSYDDPDKKMYHLCIVNLVIGTLYCAKGNYDFGISRVIKSLEPYNKKLGTDTWYYAKRCFLSLLENMSKHTIMLRDSVIQECVQFLEHCELHGRNIPAVIEQPLEEERMHVGKNTVTYESRQLKALIYEIIGWNI, encoded by the coding sequence ATGGCTGGCCTGAGCGGCGCGCAGATCCCCGACGGGGAGTTCACCGCGGTCGTGTACCGCCTCATCCGCAATGCACGCTACGCCGAGGCGGTGCAGCTGCTGGGCGGAGAACTGCAGCGGAGCCCTAGGAGCCGCGCCGGCCTGTCGCTGCTAGGCTACTGCTACTACCGCCTGCAGGAGTTCGCGCTGGCGGCCGAGTGCTATGAGCAGCTGGGCCAGCTGCACCCGGAACTGGAGCAGTACCGCCTGTACCAGGCCCAGGCCCTGTACAAGGCCTGCCTTTATGCGGAGGCCACCCGGGTCGCCTTCCTTCTCCTGGATAACCCCGCCTACCACAGCCGGGTCCTCCGCCTGCAAGCTGCTATCAAGTACAGCGAGGGCGATCTGCCAGGGTCCAGGAGCCTGGTAGAGCAGCTGCCGAGtagggaagggggagaggaaaGTGGGGGCGAGAATGAGACCGATGGCCAGATCAACCTGGGTTGTTTGCTCTACAAGGAGGGACAGTATGAAGCTGCATGCTCCAAGTTTTTTGCCGCCCTGCAGGCCTCGGGCTACCAGCCTGACCTTTCCTACAACCTGGCTTTGGCCTATTACAGCAGCCGACAGTATGCTTCAGCACTGAAGCATATCGCTGAGATTATTGAGCGTGGCATCCGCCAGCACCCTGAGCTAGGTGTGGGCATGACCACTGAGGGCATTGATGTTCGCAGTGTTGGCAACACCTTAGTCCTCCATCAGACTGCTCTGGTGGAAGCCTTCAACCTTAAGGCAGCTATAGAATACCAACTGAGAAACTATGAGGCAGCTCAAGAAGCCCTCACTGACATGCCACCCAGGGCAGAGGAAGAGTTGGACCCTGTGACCCTACACAACCAGGCACTAATGAACATGGATGCCAGGCCTACAGAAGGGTTTGAAAAGCTACAGTTTTTGCTCCAACAGAATCCCTTTCCTCCAGAGACTTTTGGCAACCTGTTGCTGCTCTACTGTAAATATGAGTATTTTGACCTGGCAGCAGATGTCCTGGCAGAAAATGCCCATTTGATTTATAAGTTCCTCACACCCTATCTCTATGACTTCTTGGACGCTGTGATCACTTGCCAGACAGCTCCTGAAGAGGCTTTCATTAAGCTTGATGGGCTAGCAGGGATGCTGACTGAGGTCCTCCGGAAACTTACCATACAAGTACAGGAAGCAAGACACAATAGAGATGATGAAGCTATCAAAAAGGCAGTGAATGAATATGATGAAACCATGGAGAAATACATTCCTGTGTTGATGGCTCAGGCAAAAATCTACTGGAATCTTGAAAATTATCCAATGGTGGAAAAGATCTTCCGCAAATCTGTGGAATTCTGTAACGACCATGATGTGTGGAAGTTGAATGTGGCTCATGTTCTGTTCATGcaggaaaacaaatacaaagaagCCATTGGTTTCTATGAACCCATAGTCAAGAAGCATTATGATAACATCCTGAATGTCAGTGCTATTGTACTGGCTAATCTCTGTGTTTCCTATATTATGACAAGTCAAAATGAAGAAGCAGAGGAGTTGATGAGGAAgattgaaaaggaggaagagcAGCTCTCTTATGATGACCCAGATAAGAAAATGTACCATCTCTGCATTGTGAATTTGGTGATAGGAACTCTTTATTGTGCCAAAGGAAATTATGACTTTGGTATTTCTCGAGTTATCAAAAGCTTGGAACCTTACAACAAAAAGCTGGGAACAGACACCTGGTATTATGCCAAAAGATGCTTCCTGTCCTTGTTAGAAAACATGTCAAAACACACAATCATGCTTCGTGATAGTGTTATTCAAGAATGTGTCCAGTTTCTAGAACACTGTGAACTTCATGGCAGAAACATACCTGCTGTTATTGAACAACccctggaagaagaaagaatgcaTGTTGGAAAGAATACAGTCACATATGAGTCTAGGCAGTTAAAAGCTTTGATTTATGAGATTATAGGATGGAATATATAG